In Methanomicrobium antiquum, one DNA window encodes the following:
- a CDS encoding nascent polypeptide-associated complex protein — MIPGVNPKQMKQMMKKLGMKMEEVEDVERVVVYTKNGNYVFEDAEFIITTMQGTTTYQVQGTPVFEPADVEIPEDDVKMVAEQASVSEDEALLALKETNGDIAEAILKLSE; from the coding sequence ATGATTCCGGGAGTAAACCCAAAACAGATGAAACAGATGATGAAAAAGCTTGGCATGAAGATGGAAGAAGTAGAAGATGTCGAGCGGGTTGTTGTCTATACAAAAAATGGAAATTACGTCTTTGAAGATGCAGAGTTTATTATTACAACAATGCAGGGAACTACTACATATCAGGTTCAGGGAACACCTGTTTTTGAGCCGGCAGATGTAGAAATTCCTGAAGATGACGTAAAAATGGTTGCAGAGCAGGCATCAGTTTCAGAAGATGAAGCACTTTTGGCTCTAAAAGAGACAAACGGTGATATTGCTGAGGCAATTCTGAAACTTTCAGAATAA
- a CDS encoding PUA domain-containing protein: MSTESLKNSHLRRVRVIADYQFGRETGNSLFPEECEFKLSSTKRIRYVMLGKERIATIRANDGRLTLSNEGAKRLFDCLPAPAYRVVIKDEVKEFISQGKNAMAKHVIFADNQIRAGDEVLVCDEKGALLATGSALLSAEEMSAFNYGVAVQIRKGS, from the coding sequence GTGTCAACAGAATCCTTAAAGAACAGTCATCTTAGACGTGTCAGGGTAATTGCTGATTACCAGTTTGGAAGAGAAACAGGCAACAGTCTTTTTCCTGAGGAATGTGAGTTTAAACTCTCATCTACCAAAAGAATCAGATATGTAATGCTTGGAAAAGAAAGGATTGCAACAATAAGGGCAAACGATGGCAGGCTGACCTTAAGCAATGAAGGCGCAAAGCGCCTTTTTGACTGCCTGCCTGCGCCTGCTTACAGGGTTGTTATCAAAGACGAGGTGAAAGAATTTATCTCGCAGGGCAAAAATGCAATGGCAAAACATGTTATTTTTGCCGATAATCAAATTCGGGCAGGAGATGAAGTTTTAGTCTGCGATGAAAAAGGCGCTCTTTTAGCTACAGGAAGTGCACTTTTATCAGCAGAAGAAATGTCTGCATTTAATTACGGTGTAGCAGTACAAATTAGAAAAGGAAGTTGA
- a CDS encoding single-stranded-DNA-specific exonuclease RecJ, with protein MGFNQEISEAAEVIKDAEKVTIISHIDADGITSEAIMRQAVSRCGIQINSVFVRQLEPMTMKYVPDDDSLKIFIDLGAGQQNLLEERGLLEKEVLIIDHHITQDTNTPYMQVNGLKYGYEKLSAAGTGYLVAKETDDYNTDLAKLAVIGNVGDMMAREHRGLIGPAREIVDDGVLCGNVEVVKDDLNCYGISTRPLHLCLSFSDDPFVSGITNNPQNAQKLIERDAGIDLRKRNGKWRVWEDLSSEERRAIIGRLALRLYDAGEPVERLKAEHYIFPDEKKYTPLRNASEFATMLNACGRWVKPKTGSSVCCGDRGDAYREAENMLRHHRSVIREMMEYILDTGVEELSHLQYLHIGDRFPDTIVGIGAGMALSKLNWKLPIMILCYLPDDPELVKISMRTNERMVSAGVDLQAALLEASEKVGGAGGGHKIAAGAYISRSAEEGFAESVNRILKEQSS; from the coding sequence ATGGGTTTTAATCAGGAAATTTCTGAGGCCGCAGAAGTTATAAAAGATGCCGAAAAGGTCACAATAATATCCCATATAGACGCTGACGGCATTACAAGCGAAGCAATCATGCGCCAGGCAGTTTCAAGATGCGGAATACAGATAAATTCTGTTTTTGTAAGACAACTTGAACCTATGACCATGAAATACGTTCCCGATGACGACAGTTTAAAAATCTTTATTGATCTGGGAGCCGGCCAACAGAATCTTTTGGAAGAAAGAGGACTTTTGGAAAAAGAGGTCTTAATAATTGATCATCACATAACACAGGATACTAACACACCATATATGCAGGTAAACGGGCTTAAATACGGTTATGAAAAGCTCTCCGCCGCCGGTACAGGATATCTGGTTGCAAAGGAGACTGATGACTACAACACAGATCTTGCAAAGCTTGCCGTTATTGGAAATGTTGGCGATATGATGGCAAGAGAGCACAGGGGACTTATCGGCCCTGCAAGAGAGATTGTAGATGACGGAGTTTTATGCGGCAATGTCGAGGTTGTAAAAGACGATCTGAACTGCTATGGAATTTCAACAAGGCCTCTTCACCTTTGTCTTTCCTTCTCTGATGATCCATTCGTTTCCGGAATTACAAATAATCCACAAAACGCACAAAAACTTATTGAACGTGATGCAGGGATTGATTTACGAAAGAGAAATGGCAAATGGCGTGTATGGGAGGATTTATCATCGGAGGAGAGAAGAGCAATTATCGGACGCCTTGCCCTTCGCCTTTACGATGCAGGAGAGCCTGTTGAAAGGCTAAAAGCCGAGCATTACATATTTCCAGATGAGAAAAAATACACACCGCTTCGAAACGCATCAGAATTTGCAACAATGCTTAATGCATGCGGAAGATGGGTAAAGCCAAAGACCGGAAGCAGCGTGTGTTGCGGCGACAGGGGAGATGCATACAGGGAAGCTGAAAATATGTTAAGGCATCATCGTTCTGTGATTCGCGAGATGATGGAATATATTCTGGATACAGGTGTAGAAGAACTAAGTCATCTTCAGTATCTTCATATCGGTGACAGGTTTCCCGATACAATCGTTGGGATAGGTGCAGGAATGGCGCTTTCAAAGCTAAACTGGAAGCTTCCGATAATGATACTCTGTTATCTCCCGGACGATCCTGAACTTGTAAAAATTTCAATGAGAACAAATGAAAGAATGGTTTCAGCCGGAGTTGATCTACAGGCGGCCCTTTTGGAGGCATCCGAAAAAGTTGGCGGTGCAGGCGGAGGGCATAAGATAGCTGCGGGTGCATATATATCCAGAAGTGCAGAAGAGGGGTTTGCAGAAAGTGTCAACAGAATCCTTAAAGAACAGTCATCTTAG
- a CDS encoding NAD(P)H-hydrate dehydratase, protein MIDNLQGIKKLEEFKKSGIISPQRMRAVDINAMELGVSAAALMESAGKSLALCAEKYAPSDVLVLCGGGKNGGDGFVAARYLAGSSTVHVIYPHDSRHSPESRTNLKALSHSGAYLYPVRCPEDVSGLSYLFSSADIIIDAILGTGLSGELREPYKTFVALANKSGALIISADIPTPGIHADTICAFHRPKQEGCDIFNIGIPLEAEICTGKGDLTLISRKKKDAHKGEGGRVLVIGGGPYQGAPYLAALSALRAGADIVRIATPNLMQYPDLIIEKLDGKFITDEHTEKLIELAKASDSVVTGCGLGDKSHNVISDIAPYCRKAVFDADALRTPIIKAGECIYTPHSGEFERMSGINLSSSLYERALCLRDFAKENGGTFILKGNTDIITDGDNVRFNKSGSPAMTKGGTGDVLAGLCGALLCRLSSFDAACIASYVNGCAGEIASEKSGDGIFASDVIENIAQVIYKENQ, encoded by the coding sequence ATGATAGATAATTTACAGGGTATAAAAAAGCTTGAGGAGTTTAAAAAATCAGGTATTATAAGTCCTCAAAGAATGAGGGCTGTTGATATCAATGCAATGGAACTTGGAGTTTCAGCCGCGGCTTTGATGGAAAGCGCAGGGAAATCTCTTGCTCTATGTGCAGAAAAATATGCCCCCTCTGATGTGCTTGTGCTCTGCGGCGGCGGAAAGAATGGCGGAGACGGATTCGTTGCGGCAAGATATCTGGCAGGATCTTCAACTGTCCATGTGATATATCCTCATGATTCCCGGCACTCACCTGAGAGCAGAACAAATCTTAAGGCACTGTCTCATTCAGGTGCATATTTATATCCTGTCAGGTGCCCTGAGGACGTATCCGGGCTTTCTTATCTCTTCAGCTCCGCTGATATAATAATTGATGCAATTCTTGGAACTGGACTTAGCGGAGAGTTAAGAGAGCCTTACAAAACATTTGTTGCGCTTGCAAACAAGTCCGGTGCTTTGATAATCTCGGCTGATATCCCTACACCGGGCATTCATGCAGATACAATCTGCGCTTTTCATCGTCCCAAGCAGGAAGGATGTGATATATTTAATATAGGAATCCCGTTAGAGGCGGAAATCTGCACGGGGAAAGGGGATCTGACTCTGATATCGAGAAAAAAGAAAGATGCCCATAAAGGGGAGGGAGGCCGTGTCCTTGTAATCGGCGGAGGGCCGTATCAGGGTGCGCCTTACCTTGCCGCTCTTTCTGCCTTAAGAGCCGGTGCTGATATTGTCAGGATTGCAACTCCTAATCTGATGCAGTATCCTGATCTTATAATTGAGAAATTAGATGGCAAATTCATAACAGATGAACATACAGAAAAATTAATTGAGCTTGCAAAGGCATCAGATTCTGTTGTAACAGGGTGTGGTCTTGGTGATAAAAGCCACAATGTAATAAGCGATATTGCACCCTACTGCAGAAAGGCTGTGTTTGACGCTGATGCCCTGAGAACACCCATAATAAAAGCCGGTGAATGCATATATACTCCTCATTCCGGCGAATTTGAAAGAATGTCCGGGATTAATCTTTCATCTTCCCTTTATGAGCGTGCCCTTTGCCTTCGTGATTTCGCAAAAGAAAATGGCGGAACTTTTATTCTTAAGGGTAATACTGACATAATAACAGACGGGGATAATGTCCGTTTCAACAAAAGCGGTTCTCCGGCAATGACAAAAGGTGGAACCGGTGATGTTCTTGCAGGGCTTTGCGGTGCACTTTTATGCAGACTTTCATCATTTGATGCCGCATGTATCGCGTCTTATGTAAACGGATGTGCAGGTGAAATTGCATCAGAAAAGTCAGGTGACGGAATATTTGCATCGGATGTTATTGAGAACATTGCACAGGTAATTTATAAAGAGAATCAATAA
- the moaC gene encoding cyclic pyranopterin monophosphate synthase MoaC: MAEFTHIKDDKAYMVDVTEKPDVGRIAVASGRIYLREETIENIRTGESLKGNVLSTARVAAIMGVKETSKLIPMCHPLPIGGVSVDFEDGGDENYIEAVCTVKTYGKTGVEMEALTGASIALLTIWDMVKSAEKDEEGQYPETGIEDIHVVKKEKFV; the protein is encoded by the coding sequence ATGGCAGAATTCACTCACATAAAAGATGACAAGGCATACATGGTTGATGTAACAGAAAAGCCTGATGTTGGAAGAATTGCAGTTGCAAGCGGAAGAATCTACCTTCGTGAAGAAACAATTGAGAATATAAGAACAGGTGAGTCGCTTAAAGGAAATGTACTTTCAACAGCAAGAGTTGCGGCGATAATGGGGGTCAAAGAGACATCAAAGCTTATTCCTATGTGTCATCCGCTTCCAATAGGTGGTGTTTCGGTGGATTTTGAGGATGGCGGTGATGAAAACTACATCGAGGCAGTCTGCACGGTAAAAACCTATGGAAAAACAGGTGTTGAGATGGAAGCTCTGACAGGTGCATCAATTGCTCTTCTTACAATATGGGATATGGTAAAATCAGCTGAGAAAGATGAAGAAGGGCAGTACCCGGAAACCGGAATTGAAGATATTCATGTTGTAAAGAAAGAAAAGTTTGTCTGA
- a CDS encoding 50S ribosomal protein L15e, which translates to MSKSMYSYVRDAWKCPDQTEVKSLLWHRMQGWRKEGSVVRIERPTRIDRARSLGYRAKQGIIVARVKVRRGGLRKARYIRGRRTARMGMRKKTMGKSIQRIAEERASRKFVNMEALNSYWVGEDGRSKWFEVILVDGNHPAIKSDAHLSWMSSPKHRGRAERGLTSAGLKGRGMSKRGKGTEHTRPSIRSNQNRGK; encoded by the coding sequence ATGTCAAAATCAATGTACAGCTATGTCCGTGACGCATGGAAATGCCCGGACCAAACTGAAGTAAAAAGCCTTCTCTGGCACCGTATGCAGGGATGGCGTAAAGAAGGAAGCGTTGTCCGTATCGAAAGACCGACAAGAATCGATCGTGCAAGAAGTCTTGGATATCGTGCAAAGCAGGGTATTATTGTAGCACGTGTAAAAGTCCGCCGTGGTGGACTTAGAAAAGCACGCTACATTCGTGGACGTCGTACAGCCCGTATGGGAATGCGCAAAAAAACAATGGGAAAGAGCATTCAGAGAATTGCAGAGGAGCGTGCTTCACGCAAATTTGTGAATATGGAAGCTTTAAACTCCTACTGGGTCGGTGAAGACGGCAGATCAAAATGGTTTGAAGTCATTCTTGTTGACGGCAATCATCCTGCAATCAAAAGCGATGCACATCTCTCATGGATGTCAAGTCCAAAACACAGAGGACGTGCAGAACGTGGTCTTACAAGTGCAGGTCTGAAAGGCCGTGGTATGAGCAAGAGAGGCAAGGGTACAGAACACACCCGTCCAAGTATCCGTTCAAATCAGAACAGAGGAAAATAA
- a CDS encoding RNase P subunit p30 family protein: MVFSDACVFVYPAGNTSLRRMALEAKYLGLKRLVCAGSNISGSYFGVEVLSGLNLRPGDFRDFSRQVKSAKKSDIVMAHAGDAGLNRSLLTSGKLQILRGLECAPKKAFDDVCAKSAYEKDVAIDIDLSAITRKREISRQKALISFEEILKFQRKYGFSLTISSGAHSYIELLSVCDIENLCGLFGMEKDEVRGALNTIDGILSPYSPVEVIN; the protein is encoded by the coding sequence ATGGTATTTTCTGACGCCTGCGTATTTGTATATCCTGCAGGCAATACTTCACTTAGACGAATGGCGCTTGAAGCAAAGTACCTGGGTCTAAAAAGGCTTGTTTGTGCAGGCTCAAATATATCTGGCAGTTACTTTGGAGTGGAGGTTTTATCCGGGTTAAATTTGCGCCCCGGAGACTTTCGGGATTTTTCAAGACAGGTTAAATCTGCAAAAAAATCAGATATTGTAATGGCGCATGCAGGAGATGCCGGATTAAACCGATCTCTTCTCACATCCGGAAAGCTTCAAATCCTCCGCGGGCTTGAATGCGCACCCAAAAAAGCTTTTGATGATGTCTGCGCAAAATCTGCATATGAAAAGGACGTTGCAATAGATATAGATCTTTCTGCAATCACAAGGAAAAGAGAGATATCAAGGCAAAAAGCACTCATATCATTTGAGGAGATACTTAAATTTCAGCGAAAATATGGATTTTCACTAACAATATCGTCAGGTGCACATTCGTACATTGAACTTTTGTCAGTCTGTGATATTGAGAATTTATGTGGTCTTTTTGGAATGGAAAAAGATGAGGTCCGGGGGGCTTTAAATACAATAGATGGTATTTTAAGTCCGTATAGTCCTGTAGAGGTGATTAATTAG
- a CDS encoding Rpp14/Pop5 family protein, with product MKPLPKSLRGSKRYVLGRIVPSNISADGKEIYYAIYDAIASLYGDYGAAKISMSVVFSEDDRVIIKCSRGFEDKLRTAVATVNRIGKKNCAIRCISTSGTIACLKRKIPKQYTYETTKDVNIGEIHYLVCPVSQEKVDLYKEGIKHQDTFYFTREDLEEL from the coding sequence ATGAAACCGCTTCCAAAAAGTCTCAGGGGGAGCAAAAGATATGTTCTTGGAAGAATCGTTCCGTCAAACATATCTGCGGACGGAAAAGAGATTTATTATGCAATCTATGATGCAATAGCATCCCTATACGGCGACTATGGTGCTGCAAAAATAAGCATGAGTGTTGTTTTTTCAGAAGATGACCGGGTTATAATAAAATGCAGCAGAGGCTTTGAAGATAAACTCAGAACTGCTGTTGCAACCGTAAACAGAATTGGGAAAAAAAACTGTGCAATACGCTGTATTTCAACATCAGGAACTATTGCATGTTTAAAAAGGAAAATTCCCAAACAATATACTTATGAAACAACAAAAGATGTAAACATTGGAGAAATCCATTATTTAGTCTGTCCTGTATCACAGGAAAAGGTTGATTTATATAAAGAGGGAATTAAACACCAAGATACATTTTATTTTACAAGAGAAGATCTCGAGGAATTATAA
- the psmA gene encoding archaeal proteasome endopeptidase complex subunit alpha: protein MQPMNAQMGGYDRAITVFSPDGRLYQVEYAREAVKRGTTAVGIKCLDGVVLIVDKRVSSRLLEQSSIEKIFKIDDHIGVASSGLVGDARALVDRARVESQINRVSYNEAIEIETLSKKLCDHMQTLTQYGGARPYGTALLIAGVSEEQTRLFETDPSGTLLEYKATAIGTGRPAVMKVFEEDYKDDMKISEAIPMGLKALHAATEGKFDVNTVEIGVVVLENSLFKKMSRDEIKEYVDRFEEDYSSENKEKSSEE from the coding sequence ATGCAACCAATGAATGCTCAAATGGGAGGATATGACAGGGCAATTACTGTTTTCAGCCCTGACGGACGCCTATACCAGGTAGAATATGCCCGAGAGGCAGTTAAGAGAGGAACAACAGCGGTCGGAATCAAATGTCTGGATGGTGTTGTTTTAATTGTTGACAAGCGTGTAAGCTCCAGGCTTTTGGAGCAGTCTTCAATAGAGAAGATTTTTAAGATAGACGATCACATCGGCGTTGCTTCTTCAGGACTTGTAGGAGATGCAAGGGCACTTGTAGACAGGGCAAGAGTTGAAAGTCAGATAAACCGTGTTTCATATAATGAAGCTATAGAAATTGAAACACTTTCAAAAAAGCTCTGTGATCATATGCAGACACTGACTCAGTATGGTGGTGCAAGGCCTTACGGAACAGCGCTTTTAATTGCAGGTGTAAGTGAAGAGCAGACACGTCTTTTTGAGACAGATCCTTCAGGCACACTTTTGGAATACAAAGCAACAGCAATAGGTACAGGAAGACCTGCTGTAATGAAAGTCTTTGAAGAGGACTACAAAGATGATATGAAAATATCTGAGGCAATTCCAATGGGCCTAAAGGCGCTTCATGCGGCAACAGAAGGTAAATTCGATGTAAACACCGTTGAGATAGGTGTGGTTGTCCTTGAAAACTCACTCTTTAAGAAGATGAGCAGAGACGAAATTAAAGAATATGTTGACAGGTTTGAAGAAGATTATTCTTCTGAAAACAAAGAAAAATCAAGTGAAGAATAG
- a CDS encoding ribosome assembly factor SBDS: MISLEQAVVARLESHGERFEILVDPDAAARIRQGEDVNIEDVVAALFVFENASKTDKASEESLKKVFETTDFAEIAERIIKKGEIHLTSDQRKQMTEAKRAQVITFISRNAINPQTKLPHPPKRIEMAMEEARVSIDPFRHLDEQVKDVIKALRPILPIKFAEMRFAVKIPADYAPKAYGEISSSTTLEREEWQKDGSWICVCKIPAGIQEEFYNMINRLTKGDGEVRILSED; this comes from the coding sequence ATGATATCTCTTGAGCAGGCAGTAGTGGCAAGGCTTGAGAGCCACGGGGAGAGATTTGAAATTCTTGTGGATCCCGATGCCGCAGCGCGCATTCGTCAGGGAGAGGATGTAAATATTGAGGATGTAGTAGCCGCTTTGTTTGTATTTGAAAATGCATCCAAGACTGACAAGGCATCAGAAGAATCCTTAAAGAAGGTCTTTGAGACAACAGATTTCGCAGAAATTGCAGAGCGGATAATAAAGAAGGGTGAAATTCACTTAACATCTGATCAGAGAAAGCAGATGACTGAGGCAAAAAGAGCCCAGGTTATAACCTTTATTTCAAGAAATGCAATAAATCCCCAGACAAAACTTCCTCATCCTCCAAAAAGAATAGAAATGGCAATGGAGGAGGCAAGAGTTAGCATCGATCCGTTCAGACATCTTGATGAACAGGTAAAAGATGTTATAAAGGCTTTAAGACCAATTCTTCCCATTAAATTTGCTGAGATGCGTTTTGCAGTTAAAATTCCTGCAGATTATGCACCAAAAGCATATGGTGAGATTTCATCCTCAACGACTCTTGAAAGGGAAGAGTGGCAAAAAGACGGTTCTTGGATCTGTGTCTGTAAAATACCGGCAGGTATCCAGGAAGAATTTTATAACATGATAAACCGCCTTACCAAAGGTGACGGAGAAGTCAGGATTCTCAGTGAGGATTAG